Sequence from the Deltaproteobacteria bacterium genome:
GCGCCTGTGGAGAAGAGGTTTACAGCTTCAAGATTTTATTAAATCTCTTAAAAGATCGGTACGGTCATATACCTGACCATGAAATTCTGGCAACCGATCTAAACCCGGCTTACCTGGACAGGGCCCGTACCGGGATTTATCCGAAAAGCAGCCTGAAAGAGGCGCCGGAAGAATGGCTGGCCTTGTATTTTGAACATCAGGCTCGAGGAAATCTTTACAGGGTGGCTTCGTTTCTAAAGAATAACGTGACGTGGAAGGCGCACAATCTCCTGTCCGACCCTCCTCAGACCATTTTTGATGTCATCTTCCTGAGAAACAACCTGCTGACCTACTATCAGGATACCCTGAAAATCCCGGCCTTACAGGCTGTGATTGGCAGACTGGCTCCGGGCGGCTTTCTGATTATCGGGTCTCACGAGATAATACCGCTTACAGTTTCAAGCCTCTTACCTTTTCGTGGTCAGCGCTATATTTTTGAAAGGCTTGATGATGACCTGGATGAGTCACCTCAGGCGGCTAAGGCCGGTATTTGATGCCAATGCTGGGACCGAGCTGCGTCTTTAAAACTTCCTGGGCCGCTTCGATGAAACGGCAGAGCAGCGGCCGCGTCTCTCGCGGATCAATGATGTCCTCGATCCCGAAAGTCTGAGCAGTCCTGAAGGGTGAGGCCAGGGCGTTAAGGCGGGCTTCAATCTCCTTGCGCTTGGCTTCTGGATCGGGTGCGGCTTCAATCTCCCGCCGGTAAGCGGCCATGGCGCCGCCCTGGATGTGCATCGAACCCCAGTTGCCAGAAGGCCAGGAATATCGTTTGTACATGCCATCGGTTCGCTGATGGAGGCCGCCGGCCACACCATAGAGCTGGCGGATGATAAATGTGATATAAGGAACCCTGCTGCTGCATAAGGTGGACACAATTCTGGCTCCGGCCCGCACAATCCCCTGCTTCTCGGACTTGAGGCCGACCATGAACCCCGGCTCGTCCGCGAAATAGACGAGAGGCAGGTGAAACAGATCGCACATATCAATGAAGCGAGCCGTCTTTTCTCCGGCCGCCACGTCCATTGATCCTCCCAGGAAGTTGGGATTATTTATCATTGCCCCGACCGGGTAGCCATTAACGCGTGCCAGGGTCGTGATGCGCGACCGGCCATAGAAGGGTGCGATTTCAAAGATGGAATCATGATCAAGAACCCGGTTCAGGATTTCATAGGGATCGTAAGTCTTTCTGCTCTCCCGAGGTATCACGGAAAGTAACTCCTCGTCACGGCGATTGGGGTCATCCGCGGGTTCGACATAGGGCGGCATTTCCCAGATATTGGCCGGCATGTAGCTTAAAAACCGTTTGATGATCTGAAATGCTTCCTCTTCGTTTTCAGCGACATTATTGATAACGCCGCTCTCATAAGCCTGGATTTTTTCATTGCCCAGTTTCTCCTTGGTGATCTCCTCACCCAGGCCCGCCTTGACCACGGGCGGACCGGCCACAAAGACCTGGCTGGTGCCTTTGATCATGAGATTAAAATGAGCCATGCAGGCATGCACTGCAGGAAGCCCGGCCACGGAACCCATGACAGCGGAGACCACAGGCGCGATCTGCAGGAGTTGGGTTGAGAGAGCTCCGCCCGGGTTGTCCGGGATATACGTATGCCCGATCTGTTCAAAGGTGCGTACGCTGCCTCCGGTGGCGTCGAGGAGGCGTATGTAAGGCACGCGCCATTCCAGGGCCAGCTTTTCGGAAAAAAGCCCTTTATGGGCCACGGCCGCATCAGCCGCCCCGCCGCGCACGGTGAAATCTCCGCCATTCACGAGCACACGGCGTCCGTTGACGCTGCAAAAACCGATCACAGTGTTGGCCGGGGTGAAAGACGTCAACTTATTCCCTTCATAGGTCGCGCTGCCTGTGAGCGCGCCGATCTCTTCAAACGATCCAGGATCAGCCAACAAGGCGATTCGTTCACGCACGGTCAGTTTCCCCCGCGCATGATGGCGCGCTATATTTTCAGGTCCGCCCATCTGATGTGCCAGACGCCGGCGTTGCTCAAGTTCTTCAATTTCGGGTTCCCAGACCATGAAACACCTCCATCCTTTTATTGGCGGAAAGCAAAATCCGTGTTCAACCAATTTATATTACTAATAATATGATTTCTCTCCGTTATCAGGATAAAGAGCTTAAGAAAATTTCTATTTGACCTTATGGTCACCGTACTTCAGGGGGACTAGGGTGTCAAGACGGAAGGCGTCACCACTATAGGTTCTGAAACCAGGAAGCCAAACGGAACATAACTTTGACAACCGCTCTAGAAGTATCAGACTGACGAACGCGATAAAAATTACTGCCCATAGAAAAGTCTTTTTTGGCATACCCATGCTTATCCTCCTCAGGCGCATAAAACCTTCAATCGTGGTTCGAGGAGACAAAAAAGGCGTGGTTCTTGGCCACGCCTTTATTTTAAAAATTATGTGAGACTTACACGGCCTCGATAACGGTGGCGATACCGATGCCGCCCCCGCCGCACATGAGCTGCACACCAGCCCTGCCATTTATTCTGTTGAGGTGATGAACCATTTCGGTAAAGTAAACAGCACCGGTGGCGCCAATGGGATGGCCGAGGGCGATGGCTCCTCCGGTGGGATTGACGCGGGGATCGTGAACGTCGTATCCAAGGTCTTTGGCAAAGACCAGTAAGGGGCTGGCAAAGGCCTCATTGGGTTCAATGATATCCATGTCATCTATAGTCTTGCCCGCGCGTTTCAGGGCCTTCTGCGTGGCCGGGATCGGGGCCAGAAGCATGGGCACCGGTTCTCCTCCGGCCGAAGCCATACCTGTGACCTTGCACAAGGGCTCGATTTCCAATTCTTCAGCCTTGTCCGCACTCATCAAGAGGACCGCCCCGGCTCCGTCCACAATCTGGGAGGAATTACCAGCGGTTACCATGCCGCCCTCCGGTTTAAAAGGAGGTTTCAGCTTTCCTAAATCTTCATAGAAGCCTTCAGGGTCATCTAGGACCTTAGGCCGCAGTACCTCATCTTTTTCCACCCGGTAATTCTGGTCCTCATAGGTGAATTCAAAAGGAATGATATGATCGGTAAACCAGTCCTTCCTTTGGGCCTCGACCGCCTTTTTCATGCTCCACATGCCGAACCGATCCAGGTCCTCACGCGTATGGCCGTATTTGTCAGAGATTATCTCGGCACACAAACCTTGAGGCACGGTCATGCCGGTTTCCTGCATACGGCTGCTCAACCGCACCGGTAAGCCCGCCGTCAGGCCCACCTGTATGTCTGAGCCCATGCCATAATGGGACATAATCTCCACGCCAGCGCAAAGAAAGACATCGCCGTCACCGCACTTGATGGCCCGGGAAGCAAAGTTGATGGTCTTCAGTCCGGCGTTACAATACTGATTTACGGTACAGGCTGAGGCTTCATAAGGAATCCCGGCCAGCAGAGAGGCTATTCGGGCTACATTCCCCCCCTGGTCACCGACCTGGCTCAGGCAGCCCACGATGACATCCTCGATATCCCGCTCATCGAATTTGGGATATTTTGCCTTGACTCGATCCAAAAGGCCGCGCATTACCGCTGCTAAAAGGTCCTGCGATGAAGCCTGGATAAGCTGACCACCCTTTTCCATGCCCTTCCGCCCAGACTTTCCAATGGCGCTCCGAACGGCGTCAACGACCACAACTTCTTTCATTTCGGCCATGTTTCTGTCTCCTTTAAATTAAAATATTGAGGGGTTTTTAGCTTTTTAAGGGTAAAGAAGGGGTTTGGGCTTGTCAAGTATTTTCAGTGCCTCCAGTGACGCCGCAGTTTGATCCCAAGGTCTAGAAGAGCGGTGCAAACTGAGTTTTCAGCAGTCCGTCATTATTTTTTCTTTTGCCTGTTCTTGCTTCGTAACACACAACTTATTTAATAAGTTGACAAATTCTATTTTTGAGATATATAAAAGAATGTTTTTGGGCGAGACTAGAACTGCCTCACTCAGATATTTGCGAAGCAATGAGTTTTAATTGGTAAAGTATTCGGCGCTGCTCCTTCCAATCTTTTACTCTGGGCCGTCCAGGATGACTTAATAAACTTGGCGAAGGGTGCCATGATGATTAAGAAAAAAGGAAACAACGCCCGCAAGGGGTCTCTGAATCCAACATCAAAACTGACTGAAAACCAGGTCCTTGCTATTCGAAAAAAATATCGTGAAGGCGAATCCTCACACCGCGCCTTGGCCAGTGAATTTGGGGTCGGAAAGGCGACGATCACTCGAATCTTGAGTGGTAAGAACTGGGGCTGGCTGCTGTCGCCTAAAGATAACGACGGCGGAAACGGGACCGCCGGCCAAATTCAAACCTTAGACCCTGAAGAATGGCTGGCAAACAACGAGACTTTTTACTGTGAATCTCTGAAGGCCAGGATTACAAGTAAAACCTGCCGCCGCAATCGTGAAATGGCCAGGGCGGCTAATCATACGCCTCGCAGGGCCGGTATTCTCGGACATCCAGTATATGAAAGTGCGGCTAAAGATCGGCTTCATCACTGTGGGAATTGTGCGCACGCTGTTGGTCCCGTGAATGAAACCCCTCGAAAAAGGAAGAAAAACGCTGTTCAGGATGGGCTGGCATTAGATAGCGGCTAGTTTAAACCGGGCAATGCGGTCTCCACCTCTCCACCATTCCGTCGGCGATGTCTGCCGGTTCAGCCAGAGCCAAATGGTTTGAGAAATTTTTACTTGGAGACAGGGCGCCTGTATTCATCTCATGGCTTACTGCCTCATCATGCTTAAACTTTTTTGACCCGAGGCAGACTGACTTCAATTAAACTCCATTATCTTCAGCTTCAGACACCACAGGATAGAGGCAGGGGGCCTTATTTCTTTCTTTTTCCAGTAAACACCAGAGGACATCTTCGCTCTTATGGGCTTTTTCATTGTGATTAAAACTCAGGGCCAAAGTCCGGTCTTTACCCATGCATTTATGTCCCACAATCTTGGCCCCGACCAGTGCAATGTATCCCCTCAGAACCGTATCAGGGTCGCTTAACAGCTCGACCAGTTCTTCCATGCGTATCCTCCATCCGATTTAAGAAGTAAAAAATCCTTGTCAGCAGCCGGACCGCCGCCATTTGCCATCAAGCACTCGAAACAGTCATGGCAAAGACTTGTTTAGGCCGGTCAGGGGTTGTGCGGCTTATGGCGCAGGCGCCGTATGGCATGGCGTGCCGCCCGACAGACATATGGGTTGGTATCATTGAGGGCTTCCCGCAGATAAACGATGGATTCCATCTGTCCGAGACGTCCGAGGGCCGTGGCGGCCGTCTTTCTGATTCGGGCTTCGCTGTCGCGTAATCCTGAAGTAACGGCCTCAGCCGCAAGCGAGCCGCCCAATCCTTCGAGGGCCTCGATCACAGCCAGACGTACGCTCATGACCTCGTCTGACAGAACCTCCTTTAGATGAGGGACGGCTCCCTGGGCCTTTGAAGCGGCCAAGGCATGTATGACCTCAATACGAATCCTGGCCGAGGGGTCCTGAAGCAGGGTGATGAGCCGGTGCCTGGGCGGCCGGTAACCTATTTCATTTATGGCCAGCAGGACAAAATACCTGACCCGCTCATGGGAATGGGTCAAGTAAGCCTGGAGGTGAACCGCGGCCTCATGGCCGTAGCAGACCAGGAGATCCTTGATGGCAAAACATAACTCAGGATCGTTGTGCCGGGCAATGGTCTCCATTAAGAAAGGCACCTGCCGAAGTCCAGCCCTGCGATTGAGGAGCATGGCCTTCAAGTGGCTCCGCCGGCCGGGATTGAACCAGGGGCTGAGGCACGAATCCAGCTCCAAAGACCTGGCAACTCCCAGGGTCTCCCGGTCGTAAGTCAATCGGCGGGCCGGATCGGACAGGATGGCGTAAGCCTCATTAATCTCACGCATCCTTTCCCCGTTCCCGGTGCTTACGTCCGGATGATGGCGCAGGGCCAGGTTGCGGTAGGCCCTGGAAATATCATTTGCCTTGGCGTTGTAACTAATGCCCAGAAGCTGGTAGTAATCCTTCATCTTTTACCACCCTGGCTCAGCAGCGGCTGGTTATTTTTAATGCTCCTATTATAACCTGATTTCGTTCACAAGGCCAGAATGAGAAAATTGATGAAGGGCCGGCCGTCTTGGCTTGCAGAAAATGCCTGAACTCCCTCAAGCAAGGATCAAGGCTCCGGCCTCCTCACCTGCGCTCTTAGCGTTCAAGAAGAACCCGGTCAAGAAGAACCCGGCGGAAGTGGAGGCCGTAAACAGCGTGGGTGATGGCTTCCCCAATAAGGCTCGGCTTACGCGTTAAGGTGTTAAAAAGCAGGCGCCAGAAGTAGCGTTTGGTGTAGCGGCGATCTCTAATTCCCAGATGCCACAGGGCCATGAACAAGCCGTAAACCATCCTGATATCCAGCCGATGCCTCTTTCTGGGGTTATAACTTTCAAGAAAAATCCTGATTCTTTCATAGTAGACGCGCGGCTCATAGAGGGTCTCCAGCACCCGGCGGTATCCGTTCAGCAGTTTTTCTCTATCCATGGTCGGGATGAAATTGAGGGCGCCGCTCTCACAGTTATTGCCTGACGACTGGCTGATAATCCGGCCCTCTTTCATGAGGCGCTTGTAAAGCCTCGTCCCGGGAATAGCGGAGAGCAGCCCGACCATGGCCGTGACCACTCCGCTTTCCTGAATGAAACGAATTTGTCGCTCGAAAATATCCGGCGGATCACTGTCAAAGCCGATAATAAACCCGCCTTGCACCTGCAGCCCGTTGCCTTGGATGCACCTGACTGCCGCGATCAGGTCCCGGTGCTGATTCTGCTTCTTGCCGCATTCGGCCAGGGATTCCTCTTCCGGCGTTTCCAGACCGAGGAAGACGTTTACAAAGCCTGCTTCAGTCATCAGATGCATGAGCTCCTCGTCATCGGCCAGATTGACCGAGGCCTCGGTGGTATAGGAAAAGGGGTCGCCGCGTTTTTGAGACCAGCGGGATAGTTCAGCCAGGAAATCCTTGGCCTTTTTCATGGACCCGATGAAATTGTCGTCAACCATAAAGACGGACCCTCGCCATCCCGCCTGATAGAGGCCCTCAAGTTCACCTATCATCTGGGCCGTTCCCTTGGTTCTGGGTTTACGGCCAAAGAGAAGCGTGATGTCGCAGAACTCGCAGTCAAAGGGACAGCCCCGTGAAAACTGAACCGGCATCATCTGATAGTCTTGTTTCCGTTCAATCAGGTCCCAGCGGGGCGGTGGAGTCTCCTTCAAGTCCGGTTTCCCCTCTGCATAATAAATATGCGCTGGCTGACCTTTTTCCAGGTCCGCTAAAAAGCGAGGCAGGGTTTCCTCAGCCTCACCGAGCACCAGGTGATCCACGTGATCGAACTCTTCGGTCAGGCTGGCAAACATGGGCCCGCCGGCTACTAGAGGGCGCCCGATGGCCTTCACCCGGCGGATGACCTCCTCAGTTCCCTCCTGCTGGATGATCATGGCGCTGATAAAGACCATATCAGCCCACTCGATATCGCTGTCTTGAAGCCTGGTCACATTTAAATCCTTGAGACGAAACTCCCAGTCCTCGGGGCATAAGGCCGCGACGGTCATGAGCCCAAGGGGAGGCATGGTTGCTTTACGGCGCACAAAACTGAGGACATGGGAAAAGCTCCAGAAGGTGTCTGGGATGCGCGGATAAACTAAAAGAACTTTCATCGTTTTTCTCCTGATTTTATGTTAGACTCAATTTGCAAATAATACAGGCGTTCATAGAGATTCCTTTAATTTAATATCATAACCAGGCGAGATTGAATGTTAAAGTAATGTAAAACCCAGCCTCTCCTGGAGCGATTCCTATTAGAAAGATGTTCAGGAAGCTTTTTCATCCAGTTTTGATTTTTGTCAGTCTGCAGGTGGTCTGGTTTTTATTTCTCTCCCTCTGGATTGTCTGGTATATTCAGAACAAGCTCCGGATTGAAGCCTTAGCCCGGCAATTAGCGCTCAGAGATGTCAGCGGGGGCTGGCTGATCCTGGTAGGCGGTTCACTGCTCATGCTCTTGATCCTGCTCGGGATCAACTTTCTCTTCGTGTCTCAGGTCCGCGAAGCCAGGTTCAACCGGCTCCAGGCGGATTTTATCTCCTCCATCACCCACGAACTCAAGAGTCCTCTGGCCTCTATTCAGCTCTACCTTGAAACCATAAACCTGCGTGATCCGCCGCCAGAGGTTGCCCGGGAATTCATCGGCCACATGTTGATGGAAACGGAACGACTCTCACACCTGATTGACAACATACTGGTGGCCTCCCGGATCAGACGCGGCAGGCTGAGCCTCGATCCAACGCCGGTGGACATTTATCAGTTTATTCAGGACTTCTTCAATCAGGTGATGCTAAGATACGGCTGGGACAGGGACGCGATCACCTTAAGCGGAAAAACCGGCCTGATAGTCATGGTTGATAAGCAGTACATGGAGATGGTCTTGATCAATATCGTTACCAATGCCATCAAGTATTCGAACCGGAACTTCAGGCTCTTCATTAAGATCGAAGCGGATCAGGATCATGTCAACCTGAATTTTATTGACCAGGGCATGGGAGTCGAACCCAAGGAACTCAAGAAAGTTTTCAAGGTTTTTTATCGTTCGCCCACGATTCGTGAGATCGGCGTTCAGGGGACAGGGTTGGGTCTGTTCATTGTTCGTGATGTAATCCGTGCTCTGGGCGGCCGGGTCACGGCGAGCAGCGAGGGTTTTGGCCAGGGCTTAACCATTACACTCTCCCTGCCTCAGGTGACCAAATCAGGAAAGAAGAAAGATGAGTGACCAATTTCAAATCCTGCTTGTTGAGGATGAACTCAACCTGGCCCGCGGATTGATCTTCAATCTGGAGGCGGAAGGATATCAGGTTATTCTGGCCTCTGACGGTCTGGAGGCCATGGCGCAGGTTGAACAAGGCGGGTTCGACCTGGTCGTCCTGGACCTTATCCTGCCCCATCTTAATGGGTATGAAGTTCTGCAAAAGATCCGCCAACTGTATCCTCGCCTGCCTGTGATCATACTCACCGCCAAACTGGAAGAAAGCGACCGTGTCCTGGGCCTGGAACTGGGGGCGGATGACTACCTGACCAAGCCTTTTCACCTCAAAGAGCTTCTTCTGAGAATCAAGGGGATGCTGCGGCGGTTGACGTGGTACGCTGAGCCAAGACCCGAGGAGCCATACTGCTTCGGACAAAACCGCGTTGACTTCAACACGTTCAAGGCTTACGGGGCAGGGGGGCAGGAGCGAACCTTGACCGTCAAGGAAGCCTATCTGCTCAAGGTCCTGATTGACCATGAAGGCAAGGCCGTGAGCCGCAAGCAGCTCCTCGAGGAGGTCTGGGGATATCACCCGGATATGGTGACCCGGACCGTGGACACCTTTATGGTCAGGCTGCGGTCATACTTTGAACCCAACCCCAAAAAACCGGTCCACTTCCTCAGCCTGAGAGGATTGGGCTACCAGTTTGTTAAGGAGCCGGAGTAATTTTAAAAGCTTGTCATCAAGAATGGGCCATTCTGAGGCATTGTCGGCCCAGGCTAGTGTCTCCAGGACTTCTTATAGAATTCCAAGTACTTGCAAATGACACGCTTCATCTCACCCCTGGGAACCACTTCGTGGATACCGCGAATATCGTGAAAGTAGTCCAGACTCTCGAAAACCGAGCTGGAAATCTTTTGAAGCGATTCGGCCCGAAGGGCCTGCTCGTCAACAGGAAACCCCCTGGACTCCAAGATGCGCGGTCCTGAAAAGCTGATCAAGGCCCCGGGTTCGGCGATAATAACGTCACCCAAGGCGGCAAAGCTGGCAATCGCCCCGCCGGTGGCGGGATCGCCCAGGAGGGAGAGGTAAGGCAGTCCGCTTTCCTTCAGCAGATTGACGGCATTGACGGTTTTGACCATCTGCATCAGGGCCAGGATGCCTTCAGTAAGGCGGGCGCCACCGGAACAGCACAGGCTCACCAGCGGATATCGTTTCTCAATGGCATAATCAACAGCACGCGTGAACTTCTCGCCAAAGACCACTCCCATGGACCCGGCTGAGAACCTGAACTCACAGATAGTCAGCACGACTTCATTGCCAAAAACAGTGGCCTCGCCGGTCACCAGGGCCTCCTTAAAATGAGTCCGCTTGACCTGCCGGTCAACGAACTTTTTATAGTCCGGGGTCAGGAGGCTGTCCTCAAGGAGTTCATCCGCAGTCAGATCCCGGTAGAGTTCATGGAAGCTGCCTTCATCAGTCAGACAATTGATCCAGCCCAAGGCCCCCATGACCGTGCTTCGCCCGCAATGGGGGCAGACGTTGAAGTTGTCTTGATATTCCTTAAAAGGGATGACACTGCCACAGCCTTCTGTCTGGGCGGACTTTGTACTGGTTTCACCACACTTGATATATTCCTGATTCGGTTCCAGGTGCAGGCCGTTGCCATAGTCGGGCTTAACCTGGATGAAGACATCCTCATAAGTGAAGATTTTCAAGTCCGGGGTGGGTTCTTCCCTCCTTTTCTTGAGCGGGGTGGGCAACAGGAACTTCATGAGGTTGAAGGTCTTACCGCTGGGAAGCCCGTAGGATCGGGCTCGAGTCCGACGTTCCCTAACGAGGCGTTCTATCTTGACCTTTGAGAGTTCCTTTATCGTTCGTTCGAGATAAGTGGAGATATTGCGAGAAAAGCCGGCTACATCTGACACGTCTTTGGGTGAAGCGATAATATGGTCTATAACACCTAGTTTCCGGAG
This genomic interval carries:
- a CDS encoding thiolase family protein, with product MAEMKEVVVVDAVRSAIGKSGRKGMEKGGQLIQASSQDLLAAVMRGLLDRVKAKYPKFDERDIEDVIVGCLSQVGDQGGNVARIASLLAGIPYEASACTVNQYCNAGLKTINFASRAIKCGDGDVFLCAGVEIMSHYGMGSDIQVGLTAGLPVRLSSRMQETGMTVPQGLCAEIISDKYGHTREDLDRFGMWSMKKAVEAQRKDWFTDHIIPFEFTYEDQNYRVEKDEVLRPKVLDDPEGFYEDLGKLKPPFKPEGGMVTAGNSSQIVDGAGAVLLMSADKAEELEIEPLCKVTGMASAGGEPVPMLLAPIPATQKALKRAGKTIDDMDIIEPNEAFASPLLVFAKDLGYDVHDPRVNPTGGAIALGHPIGATGAVYFTEMVHHLNRINGRAGVQLMCGGGGIGIATVIEAV
- a CDS encoding HEAT repeat domain-containing protein, whose protein sequence is MKDYYQLLGISYNAKANDISRAYRNLALRHHPDVSTGNGERMREINEAYAILSDPARRLTYDRETLGVARSLELDSCLSPWFNPGRRSHLKAMLLNRRAGLRQVPFLMETIARHNDPELCFAIKDLLVCYGHEAAVHLQAYLTHSHERVRYFVLLAINEIGYRPPRHRLITLLQDPSARIRIEVIHALAASKAQGAVPHLKEVLSDEVMSVRLAVIEALEGLGGSLAAEAVTSGLRDSEARIRKTAATALGRLGQMESIVYLREALNDTNPYVCRAARHAIRRLRHKPHNP
- a CDS encoding DUF4070 domain-containing protein; amino-acid sequence: MKVLLVYPRIPDTFWSFSHVLSFVRRKATMPPLGLMTVAALCPEDWEFRLKDLNVTRLQDSDIEWADMVFISAMIIQQEGTEEVIRRVKAIGRPLVAGGPMFASLTEEFDHVDHLVLGEAEETLPRFLADLEKGQPAHIYYAEGKPDLKETPPPRWDLIERKQDYQMMPVQFSRGCPFDCEFCDITLLFGRKPRTKGTAQMIGELEGLYQAGWRGSVFMVDDNFIGSMKKAKDFLAELSRWSQKRGDPFSYTTEASVNLADDEELMHLMTEAGFVNVFLGLETPEEESLAECGKKQNQHRDLIAAVRCIQGNGLQVQGGFIIGFDSDPPDIFERQIRFIQESGVVTAMVGLLSAIPGTRLYKRLMKEGRIISQSSGNNCESGALNFIPTMDREKLLNGYRRVLETLYEPRVYYERIRIFLESYNPRKRHRLDIRMVYGLFMALWHLGIRDRRYTKRYFWRLLFNTLTRKPSLIGEAITHAVYGLHFRRVLLDRVLLER
- a CDS encoding HAMP domain-containing histidine kinase; protein product: MFRKLFHPVLIFVSLQVVWFLFLSLWIVWYIQNKLRIEALARQLALRDVSGGWLILVGGSLLMLLILLGINFLFVSQVREARFNRLQADFISSITHELKSPLASIQLYLETINLRDPPPEVAREFIGHMLMETERLSHLIDNILVASRIRRGRLSLDPTPVDIYQFIQDFFNQVMLRYGWDRDAITLSGKTGLIVMVDKQYMEMVLINIVTNAIKYSNRNFRLFIKIEADQDHVNLNFIDQGMGVEPKELKKVFKVFYRSPTIREIGVQGTGLGLFIVRDVIRALGGRVTASSEGFGQGLTITLSLPQVTKSGKKKDE
- a CDS encoding response regulator transcription factor, translating into MSDQFQILLVEDELNLARGLIFNLEAEGYQVILASDGLEAMAQVEQGGFDLVVLDLILPHLNGYEVLQKIRQLYPRLPVIILTAKLEESDRVLGLELGADDYLTKPFHLKELLLRIKGMLRRLTWYAEPRPEEPYCFGQNRVDFNTFKAYGAGGQERTLTVKEAYLLKVLIDHEGKAVSRKQLLEEVWGYHPDMVTRTVDTFMVRLRSYFEPNPKKPVHFLSLRGLGYQFVKEPE
- a CDS encoding acetyl-CoA carboxylase carboxyl transferase subunit alpha/beta — its product is MDLNDIFKRRTRSPLRPRSGDIIQHIFSNFRRHPPHRGSLVLGEVDQWDKHIYIIGQQKPKPEDFRTTKDLEKLNYGMLTATEHSHTLHFIKEAQAQKLNNAILVTFIDTYGADISMESARDFQAFFISHLIRAFLRLTMPSISIILGEGGSGGALAIQVTDRRAQLDDALYATAPPESMAAIIFRDATKIKEALEILKPSAPELRKLGVIDHIIASPKDVSDVAGFSRNISTYLERTIKELSKVKIERLVRERRTRARSYGLPSGKTFNLMKFLLPTPLKKRREEPTPDLKIFTYEDVFIQVKPDYGNGLHLEPNQEYIKCGETSTKSAQTEGCGSVIPFKEYQDNFNVCPHCGRSTVMGALGWINCLTDEGSFHELYRDLTADELLEDSLLTPDYKKFVDRQVKRTHFKEALVTGEATVFGNEVVLTICEFRFSAGSMGVVFGEKFTRAVDYAIEKRYPLVSLCCSGGARLTEGILALMQMVKTVNAVNLLKESGLPYLSLLGDPATGGAIASFAALGDVIIAEPGALISFSGPRILESRGFPVDEQALRAESLQKISSSVFESLDYFHDIRGIHEVVPRGEMKRVICKYLEFYKKSWRH